From one Formosa sediminum genomic stretch:
- a CDS encoding thioredoxin family protein: protein MKTKHIAFAVAFLFSSVFIPFSASAQDRKGPPPRGGHSPVQTETLEEAGGYLIGDVATDFALKNVDGKLFSLSDIKNAKGYIVVFTCNECPFAKMYEDRLISLHNTYASKGYSVVAINPNVSATNEKESFAAMQKRAKEKNFPFVYLADEGQKIFPQYGALRTPHVFLLDQDKTVQYIGTIDDNARSANDVKVKYVENAIKALEEGAKPNPNFTKAIGCPVKAI from the coding sequence ATGAAAACAAAACACATAGCATTTGCAGTCGCTTTTTTATTTAGTAGCGTATTTATTCCTTTTAGTGCTAGTGCACAAGATAGAAAAGGACCACCACCAAGAGGCGGTCACAGCCCTGTGCAAACAGAAACTTTAGAGGAAGCAGGTGGGTATTTAATAGGAGATGTTGCTACAGATTTTGCTTTAAAAAATGTAGATGGTAAGCTATTTTCTTTATCAGATATTAAAAATGCTAAGGGATATATTGTGGTTTTCACCTGTAATGAATGTCCGTTTGCAAAAATGTATGAAGATCGCTTGATTAGTTTGCATAATACTTATGCTTCTAAAGGGTATTCAGTAGTTGCAATTAATCCAAATGTGAGTGCTACTAATGAAAAGGAGAGTTTTGCTGCTATGCAAAAACGTGCTAAAGAAAAAAACTTTCCTTTTGTATATTTAGCAGATGAAGGACAAAAAATATTCCCTCAATACGGAGCATTAAGAACACCTCATGTATTTTTATTAGATCAAGATAAAACCGTACAATATATTGGTACCATAGATGACAATGCACGATCTGCTAATGATGTTAAAGTAAAATATGTTGAAAATGCAATTAAAGCTTTGGAAGAAGGTGCTAAACCCAACCCTAACTTTACAAAAGCTATAGGTTGTCCTGTAAAAGCTATTTAG
- a CDS encoding response regulator transcription factor, whose protein sequence is MKILIVEDETELQDTIKKSLIKEHYTVETANDYTTAFDKISMYQYDCILLDIMLPKGNGLHLLKHLKQLGKSENVIIISAKNSLDDKINGLTLGADDYLTKPFHIAELTARITAVLRRKNFNGSTQVQIGNCTIDVLERTLEINSEMVHLNRKEFDILNYFSLNKNRLITKSALAEYVWGDHIDQADNFDFIYYQIKNLRKKLEDANAKICIETVYGIGYKLIEK, encoded by the coding sequence ATGAAGATTTTAATTGTTGAAGACGAAACAGAGTTACAAGACACGATAAAAAAATCGCTTATTAAGGAGCACTACACAGTAGAGACAGCTAACGATTACACGACTGCTTTCGATAAAATATCGATGTATCAATACGATTGTATTCTTTTAGATATAATGCTACCTAAAGGAAATGGCTTACATCTATTAAAACACTTAAAACAACTTGGAAAGTCTGAAAATGTGATTATCATTTCGGCCAAAAACTCATTAGACGATAAAATAAATGGACTCACTTTAGGAGCAGACGATTACTTAACAAAACCCTTTCATATTGCTGAACTTACAGCACGAATTACAGCTGTATTACGTCGAAAAAATTTTAATGGATCCACACAAGTACAAATTGGAAATTGTACAATAGATGTGCTAGAACGCACCTTAGAAATAAACTCTGAAATGGTTCATTTAAATCGAAAAGAATTTGATATTCTTAATTATTTCTCATTAAATAAAAACCGTTTAATTACAAAATCTGCATTGGCAGAATATGTTTGGGGAGACCATATAGATCAAGCAGATAACTTTGATTTTATATATTATCAAATAAAAAATTTAAGAAAAAAATTAGAAGATGCTAATGCCAAAATCTGTATTGAAACCGTGTATGGTATTGGTTACAAATTAATAGAAAAATGA
- a CDS encoding FAD-dependent monooxygenase, with protein sequence MTTQQKTTSYWSDCKACKGRGKQRRKLSKKAKQLYQTACLHYEASGGKGVAPEKPKADLYTCKSCSGTGLVASSCLPKPNIRQYPKLAIIGGGIGGVALAVACLHRGIPFTLYERDTCFNARSQGYGLTLQQASKAISGFGISKLHAGVVSTRHVVHTTDGTVIGEWGMRKWLDREPPASKKNNIHIARQALRLALLNQLGEADVIKWNYQFLNYKTLEGEGVQLHFKVNDDIVHDKADLVVGADGIRSTVRKLLLGENKTPLRYLGCIVILGICPLQALKGLESRLLDGATVFQTANGNERIYVMPYNSDTIMWQLSFPMEEADAITLSSKGPKALKLEAIKRTQWHTPIPQIVTATVASKISGYPVYDRTLLTSELLEQEDQVTLLGDAAHPMSPFKGQGANQALLDALSLARAITAGSGFKTDWKTKGLRATILRPFETEMLTRSAKKVKDSAAAAKFLHSEIVLQEVNAPRGQVFTKKGD encoded by the coding sequence TTGACAACTCAGCAAAAAACAACATCTTATTGGAGCGACTGTAAGGCTTGCAAAGGGCGCGGTAAACAGCGCCGAAAGCTAAGTAAGAAAGCTAAACAGCTATACCAAACAGCATGCCTACACTATGAAGCATCAGGAGGTAAAGGTGTAGCGCCCGAAAAACCTAAAGCCGATTTATATACATGTAAGTCGTGTTCTGGTACGGGTTTAGTAGCATCTAGTTGTTTACCTAAACCCAATATAAGACAGTATCCCAAACTTGCAATTATTGGTGGTGGAATTGGTGGAGTTGCTTTAGCTGTGGCATGTTTGCACCGAGGTATACCTTTTACGCTTTATGAGCGCGACACTTGTTTTAATGCCCGTTCCCAAGGTTATGGTTTAACTTTACAGCAAGCCAGTAAAGCCATTTCTGGTTTTGGAATTTCTAAATTACATGCCGGAGTGGTCTCTACACGGCATGTCGTACATACTACCGATGGAACTGTAATCGGTGAATGGGGAATGCGAAAATGGTTAGATAGAGAACCTCCTGCATCTAAAAAGAATAATATACATATTGCAAGACAAGCTCTACGTTTAGCGCTTTTAAATCAGCTTGGAGAAGCAGATGTTATAAAATGGAACTATCAATTTTTAAATTATAAGACTTTAGAAGGGGAAGGTGTACAACTACACTTTAAAGTAAATGATGACATTGTGCATGACAAAGCAGATTTAGTAGTTGGAGCAGATGGTATTCGTAGCACAGTACGAAAATTACTTTTAGGAGAAAATAAGACCCCATTACGCTATTTGGGTTGTATAGTAATTTTAGGTATTTGTCCGTTACAAGCACTTAAAGGATTAGAATCTCGGCTACTAGATGGAGCTACTGTATTTCAGACTGCTAATGGTAATGAACGTATATATGTGATGCCTTATAACTCCGATACAATTATGTGGCAACTAAGTTTTCCTATGGAAGAAGCAGATGCAATAACATTGAGTAGCAAAGGACCTAAAGCATTAAAATTAGAAGCAATAAAGCGTACACAATGGCACACACCTATACCACAAATTGTTACTGCGACTGTAGCATCTAAAATTTCAGGTTATCCAGTATACGATCGAACTTTGCTTACTTCAGAATTATTAGAGCAGGAAGATCAAGTTACCCTCTTAGGAGATGCGGCTCATCCTATGAGTCCGTTTAAAGGACAGGGAGCAAATCAAGCCTTACTAGATGCCTTGTCTTTGGCGCGTGCAATAACAGCGGGTAGTGGTTTTAAAACAGATTGGAAAACAAAAGGTTTAAGAGCTACTATTTTAAGACCTTTTGAAACAGAAATGTTAACGCGCAGTGCCAAAAAAGTTAAAGATTCTGCTGCTGCCGCTAAATTTTTACATTCAGAAATTGTGCTTCAAGAAGTGAATGCGCCCCGCGGACAAGTATTCACAAAAAAAGGAGATTAA
- a CDS encoding DUF2147 domain-containing protein, whose product MKQLCALLLITISITTNAQSIIGQWETYDDKTNEKKALIEISKTNDTYSAKIIDKYVGDMDSVCEKCEGDKKNKPIIGLVIIEDIKKDDDEYNDGTILDPESGDVYSCYLKLVNTDKLKVRGFLGVSLFGRTQYWLRKK is encoded by the coding sequence ATGAAACAACTATGTGCCCTTTTATTAATAACTATTAGTATTACAACAAATGCACAATCCATTATTGGTCAGTGGGAAACGTATGACGATAAAACCAATGAAAAAAAAGCACTGATAGAAATATCTAAAACCAACGATACGTATTCAGCTAAAATTATTGATAAATATGTAGGAGATATGGATTCTGTTTGCGAAAAATGTGAAGGAGATAAAAAAAATAAACCTATTATAGGTTTGGTTATTATTGAAGACATTAAAAAAGATGACGATGAATATAATGATGGTACTATTCTAGATCCAGAATCTGGCGATGTTTACAGTTGTTATTTAAAATTAGTAAATACCGATAAACTGAAAGTAAGAGGATTTCTTGGTGTGTCACTTTTTGGAAGAACTCAGTATTGGTTGAGAAAAAAATAA
- a CDS encoding sensor histidine kinase: MKLLNQSLTYLSVAFFLIIGVWSIVFYINIKDEIRDSIDDGLENNKLLIYLKVQTDSTLLAQHEFGGNNFEIHPIKNPNIGYKKDVYKDTLMYRHNEDDLEPVRILHSTFKHKNQFYHLKVISSLIEEDDLIEDAFYSLLWLFIILICSIFIINNMVLRKVWHPFYDILNKLKNYKLSTQNTPINVTTQTKEFIQLQDATNTLIAHTTKAFIAQKEFTENASHELQTPIAIIINKLELLLESDHLNNDDAQTITEVISMADRLKKLNKTLLLLTKIENKQFLKQDNVSINNCVHTFCNQFIEYTEYKHIEIKIEEATNLYVNINSALADILISNLIKNAIFHNIEQGRIIILIAHQKLTLINTGQTTPLDATSIFNRFTKNESKSKSTGLGLAVCSAICDLYKYQLSYQFIQNEHHFSIQFKN, translated from the coding sequence ATGAAACTGCTTAACCAATCTTTAACTTATCTTTCTGTGGCTTTCTTCCTTATTATTGGAGTATGGTCTATAGTATTTTATATTAATATTAAAGATGAAATCAGAGATAGTATTGATGATGGTTTAGAGAATAATAAACTTCTAATTTATTTAAAAGTACAAACAGACTCTACTTTACTTGCACAGCATGAATTTGGAGGAAATAACTTTGAAATTCACCCCATAAAAAATCCAAATATAGGCTATAAAAAAGATGTTTATAAAGACACCTTAATGTATCGCCACAATGAGGATGATTTAGAACCTGTACGTATATTACACTCTACATTTAAACATAAAAATCAATTTTATCACTTAAAAGTTATTTCGTCTTTAATTGAAGAAGACGATTTAATTGAAGATGCGTTTTACAGTTTACTTTGGCTATTTATCATACTTATATGCAGCATATTTATTATTAATAATATGGTATTGAGAAAAGTGTGGCATCCGTTTTACGACATACTTAACAAACTAAAAAACTACAAATTAAGTACGCAAAACACCCCTATTAATGTAACGACACAAACCAAAGAATTTATCCAATTACAGGATGCAACCAATACCTTAATTGCACACACCACTAAAGCATTTATAGCTCAAAAAGAGTTTACAGAAAATGCATCTCATGAGCTGCAAACACCTATAGCAATTATCATTAACAAACTGGAATTGTTGTTAGAATCTGACCATTTAAATAATGATGATGCACAAACTATTACAGAAGTTATAAGTATGGCAGACCGCCTGAAAAAACTAAATAAAACACTATTATTACTTACAAAAATTGAAAACAAACAATTTTTAAAGCAGGACAATGTCTCTATAAACAACTGCGTTCATACGTTCTGCAATCAATTTATTGAATATACAGAGTATAAGCACATTGAAATAAAAATAGAAGAAGCTACTAATTTATATGTTAATATAAATAGTGCTTTAGCAGATATTCTAATCTCTAACTTAATTAAAAATGCCATTTTTCATAACATAGAACAGGGTAGAATTATCATTTTAATAGCGCATCAAAAATTAACGCTTATAAACACGGGGCAAACTACACCTCTAGATGCTACATCTATATTCAATAGATTTACTAAAAACGAATCTAAAAGCAAAAGTACTGGTTTAGGTCTCGCCGTCTGTAGTGCTATTTGCGATCTCTATAAGTATCAATTAAGTTACCAGTTTATTCAAAATGAACATCATTTTTCTATACAATTTAAAAATTAA
- a CDS encoding PepSY-like domain-containing protein, which translates to MKTVTKTTVLSFLAGLTFFTACSSDDDGNSNEVLLTDDDIPTEITTYVSTHFDTSTITRAEKETENSKITYDILLDLNVELEFNSDFEVTEIDGTSQLPDSVIPELILEYVTTNYPNNVITDWELETNYQQVELNNGYELEFDLEGEFIRLDKD; encoded by the coding sequence ATGAAAACAGTAACAAAGACAACAGTTTTATCATTTCTAGCTGGTTTAACATTTTTTACAGCTTGTAGTAGTGATGATGACGGAAATTCAAATGAAGTTTTATTAACAGACGATGATATTCCTACAGAAATCACCACCTATGTATCAACTCATTTCGACACATCTACCATTACTAGAGCAGAAAAGGAAACTGAAAACAGTAAAATTACTTACGATATTCTATTGGATTTAAATGTAGAATTAGAATTTAATAGTGATTTTGAAGTTACAGAAATAGACGGTACTTCACAATTGCCAGATTCTGTAATTCCTGAGTTAATTTTAGAATATGTTACTACAAATTACCCTAATAATGTAATTACAGATTGGGAATTAGAAACCAATTACCAACAAGTAGAATTGAATAATGGGTATGAGTTAGAATTTGATTTAGAAGGTGAATTTATCCGTTTAGACAAAGATTAA
- a CDS encoding TlpA family protein disulfide reductase, with the protein MNIRKFMLSITMLCITLSCVSLSAQTTAKTIPVYNFDEIEPLLYTDSDTIHIVNFWAMWCAPCVKELPIIKDYEAQHPNVKVLLVSMDFPENITSELLPFLNEKKITSKVVMLDDPDANTWIDKIDPNWSGAIPFTIIFNKNKRTFHERAFKNLEDLEQEINNTFNN; encoded by the coding sequence ATGAACATCCGAAAATTCATGTTAAGCATCACCATGCTGTGTATTACATTAAGTTGTGTGAGTTTATCTGCGCAAACCACTGCTAAAACCATACCTGTTTATAACTTTGATGAGATAGAACCTTTGCTATATACAGATTCTGATACCATACATATCGTTAATTTTTGGGCTATGTGGTGTGCACCTTGTGTAAAAGAATTACCAATTATTAAGGATTATGAAGCGCAACATCCTAATGTTAAAGTACTATTAGTAAGTATGGATTTTCCAGAAAATATTACATCTGAACTCTTACCTTTTCTTAATGAAAAGAAAATTACTTCTAAAGTGGTAATGTTAGATGATCCAGATGCTAATACTTGGATAGATAAAATAGACCCCAATTGGTCTGGAGCCATACCATTTACCATTATTTTTAATAAAAATAAACGTACGTTTCATGAACGCGCATTTAAAAATTTAGAAGATTTAGAACAAGAGATTAATAACACATTTAATAATTAA
- a CDS encoding alpha/beta hydrolase family protein gives MKIIFTTLLVCCSLFSYAQKKALEQSDIGLWRTIDDETISPNGDFVMYTLNQGEKDLFLKIKDAKGKLIFEHDRAKNGIFTNDSKYALFTVNAWKDSITELKRKKVKKKDLPKDTLAIYNLASKDIAKIANVKSYKVPEKWSGYVAYVLEDVKQDKKKSKDSLSKDKVKDTIAKGKKKKGPKKVDKDNGYHLVLRNLITQKEDTIKYVTNFTFAKEGKRFGYTTTGETNTTAAGAYVINLENNQTTQVFSSHDQAKYYQLHFSDTGEKLGFIADLDSTKVQERPNALYVWKSGDATAQEIINNTSAPKGYRVSSDGRLSFSKNESKLYFGLATPSILKDTTLIDEEIVNVEVWTYNEPRLYTVQENNVKRDRKQSFQTVLHLDTNAIVQLGSTKYPNANIGDEGNANVALVSNPEPYELARQWTALRASDYALVNVNTGETKKIMTNIAGGMRLSPNAKYVYGYDLIDSTWVSYNINTGKELNLTKGKVFYNELNDTPNYPRSYGVAGWTENDAALLVYDRYDVWSINPDSGTMTKLTNGRASKTQYRYVELDDEARFLDTSSLWLFTTFNEDTKHSGYYAYNAKRKKGEQLVDGPYRYSKPIKALNNTDVIFTKESFTEFPNLRYSNLSFKKDIQISDANPQQKDYNWGTVELVNWTSLDGKPLTGMLVKPENFDPNKKYPMIVNFYEKSSDGLFRHKAPAYGRSTINYSFYASRGYLIFNPDIEYKDGYPGESAYNCLMPGVASLIAKGFVDQDNIGLQGHSWGGYQIAYLVTKTDLFKAVESGAPVPNMISAYGGIRWGTGLSRQFQYEHTQSRIGGTPWEYPMRYIENSPIFYLDKVNTPVLIMHNDADGHVPWYQGIEFFVGLRRLGKPSWLLNYNGEPHWPLQFQNRKDFNIRLAQFFDYYLKGAAKPMWMERGVPAIEKGINQGYELMEN, from the coding sequence ATGAAAATAATTTTTACTACACTATTAGTCTGTTGTAGCTTATTTAGTTACGCACAAAAAAAAGCCCTTGAACAATCTGATATTGGTCTTTGGAGAACTATAGACGACGAAACCATTTCCCCTAATGGAGATTTTGTGATGTACACACTTAACCAAGGCGAAAAAGATCTATTCTTAAAAATTAAAGATGCTAAAGGCAAACTTATTTTTGAACATGATAGAGCTAAAAATGGCATATTTACGAACGATTCTAAATATGCTCTCTTTACTGTAAATGCATGGAAAGACAGTATTACAGAATTAAAACGGAAAAAAGTTAAGAAAAAAGATTTACCAAAAGACACGCTAGCCATCTATAATTTAGCATCTAAAGACATTGCAAAAATAGCCAATGTAAAATCTTATAAAGTACCAGAAAAATGGTCTGGTTATGTGGCCTATGTTTTAGAAGATGTAAAACAAGATAAAAAGAAAAGTAAAGATTCACTTTCTAAAGACAAAGTAAAAGACACTATAGCTAAAGGGAAAAAGAAAAAAGGTCCTAAAAAAGTAGATAAAGATAATGGCTATCACTTAGTGCTTAGAAACTTAATTACACAAAAAGAAGATACTATAAAATATGTTACCAACTTTACTTTTGCTAAAGAAGGCAAACGTTTTGGATATACAACTACAGGAGAGACCAATACAACTGCTGCTGGAGCTTATGTTATAAATCTAGAAAATAACCAAACCACTCAAGTTTTCTCGAGCCATGATCAGGCTAAATATTATCAACTACACTTTAGTGATACTGGGGAAAAATTAGGTTTTATAGCAGATTTAGATTCTACTAAAGTACAAGAACGTCCTAATGCATTATATGTTTGGAAATCTGGAGATGCGACTGCCCAAGAAATTATTAATAATACTTCTGCACCTAAAGGCTACCGTGTTTCGTCTGACGGCAGATTGAGTTTTTCTAAAAATGAATCTAAACTCTATTTTGGTTTAGCAACACCTTCAATTTTAAAAGACACTACTTTAATTGATGAAGAAATTGTAAACGTTGAAGTTTGGACTTATAATGAACCTAGATTATATACAGTACAGGAAAACAATGTAAAAAGAGATCGCAAACAATCTTTTCAAACTGTTTTACATCTAGACACAAATGCAATTGTACAGTTAGGTTCTACTAAATATCCAAATGCAAACATTGGTGATGAAGGTAATGCTAATGTGGCTTTAGTAAGTAATCCAGAACCTTACGAATTAGCGCGTCAATGGACCGCTTTACGAGCTTCAGATTATGCGCTTGTAAATGTAAACACAGGCGAAACTAAAAAAATTATGACCAATATCGCAGGAGGTATGCGTTTAAGTCCAAATGCTAAATACGTGTATGGTTACGATTTAATAGATAGTACTTGGGTAAGCTATAATATAAATACAGGAAAAGAATTAAACTTAACTAAAGGCAAAGTCTTTTATAACGAATTAAACGACACTCCAAATTACCCAAGATCTTACGGTGTTGCAGGATGGACAGAAAATGATGCCGCCTTATTAGTGTACGATAGGTACGATGTATGGTCTATTAATCCTGATTCTGGAACCATGACTAAACTCACTAATGGAAGAGCTTCTAAAACTCAATACAGATATGTAGAATTAGATGATGAAGCACGTTTCCTAGACACAAGTTCTCTATGGTTATTTACTACTTTTAATGAAGATACTAAACATTCGGGGTATTATGCTTACAACGCTAAACGTAAAAAAGGAGAACAGCTTGTAGATGGGCCTTATAGGTATTCTAAACCTATAAAAGCTTTAAACAACACAGATGTAATTTTCACTAAAGAATCGTTTACAGAGTTTCCTAATCTTAGATATTCTAATTTAAGTTTTAAAAAAGACATCCAAATAAGTGATGCAAACCCACAACAAAAAGACTATAATTGGGGGACTGTAGAACTTGTTAATTGGACATCTTTAGACGGGAAACCACTAACAGGAATGCTGGTTAAACCTGAAAATTTCGATCCAAATAAAAAATACCCGATGATTGTGAACTTCTATGAAAAAAGTTCAGATGGATTGTTTCGCCATAAAGCACCTGCTTATGGGCGCTCTACTATAAACTACAGTTTTTATGCCAGCAGAGGGTATCTAATTTTTAATCCAGATATTGAATATAAAGATGGCTATCCAGGAGAAAGTGCATATAATTGCTTAATGCCTGGAGTTGCTTCACTGATTGCAAAGGGATTTGTAGATCAAGATAATATTGGACTTCAAGGTCATAGCTGGGGAGGCTACCAAATTGCGTATTTAGTCACTAAAACCGATTTATTTAAAGCTGTAGAATCTGGAGCTCCAGTGCCTAATATGATTAGTGCTTATGGAGGTATTCGTTGGGGAACAGGATTAAGCAGACAGTTTCAATACGAACACACACAAAGTAGAATTGGCGGAACTCCTTGGGAATATCCTATGCGTTATATTGAAAACTCGCCTATCTTTTACTTAGATAAAGTTAATACTCCAGTATTAATAATGCATAACGATGCAGATGGACACGTACCATGGTACCAAGGTATAGAATTTTTTGTTGGATTACGCCGTTTAGGAAAACCCTCTTGGTTACTAAATTATAACGGAGAACCCCACTGGCCATTACAATTTCAAAATCGTAAGGATTTTAACATCAGGTTAGCTCAATTTTTTGATTATTATTTAAAAGGTGCTGCTAAACCAATGTGGATGGAACGCGGAGTACCTGCAATAGAAAAAGGTATAAATCAAGGGTACGAATTAATGGAAAATTAG
- a CDS encoding SHOCT domain-containing protein, with product MNAIFTDTSFQNIINIANRFGISVNAVTELTHSLMLSNGTMAQFNIPELGGGGQWMQGGMTMVGDMFNNQLKYTVDGLCMELSNLINQGSIQYKPLPKIQNQNGTQFSGNWWGDLGVPNSTGSQNGTSYAIFYNIHRLAIQDNGKVTVFNTLDHQIGGVGQQQGGQYNVTFTSQYGTVDLSTLPVVSDDNNQQSIPTHVQDAPQNQADSQTLDPEFQNASQGSTSELEEDIFAKIEKLSGLRDKGILTEDEFNSKKIDLLNRL from the coding sequence ATGAATGCAATATTTACAGATACTAGTTTCCAAAACATAATAAATATAGCAAATCGTTTTGGGATAAGTGTAAATGCGGTTACAGAGCTAACGCATTCACTCATGCTAAGTAATGGGACTATGGCGCAATTTAACATTCCTGAATTAGGAGGTGGAGGTCAATGGATGCAAGGCGGAATGACTATGGTTGGAGATATGTTTAACAATCAGTTAAAATATACTGTAGATGGACTGTGTATGGAATTATCTAATTTAATAAATCAGGGATCTATACAATATAAACCATTGCCTAAAATACAGAATCAAAATGGGACACAGTTTTCTGGAAATTGGTGGGGAGATTTAGGTGTTCCTAATTCTACAGGAAGTCAGAATGGAACAAGTTATGCTATTTTTTATAACATACACCGTTTAGCCATTCAAGACAATGGAAAAGTGACTGTTTTTAACACTCTAGATCACCAAATTGGTGGTGTAGGGCAGCAGCAAGGAGGTCAGTATAATGTTACATTTACAAGTCAATATGGCACTGTAGATTTAAGCACTCTACCAGTTGTTTCTGATGATAATAATCAGCAATCAATACCAACTCACGTTCAAGACGCTCCTCAAAATCAAGCTGATTCTCAGACTCTAGATCCTGAATTTCAAAATGCTTCACAGGGCAGTACTTCAGAATTAGAGGAAGATATTTTTGCTAAAATTGAAAAGTTATCAGGTTTAAGAGACAAAGGTATCCTTACTGAAGACGAATTTAATAGTAAAAAAATAGATTTATTAAATAGATTATAA
- a CDS encoding GNAT family N-acetyltransferase: MIRTMTDADGSRVLEIYKMGLDSRNATFEINVPLWSIWDTKHLAHSRFVYENNGLILGWIALTPVSSREIYQGVAEVSVYLDPSAFKKGIGSQLMDRVIQSSESHNIWTLYSSIFPENKGTVKLHEKFNFRLIGFREKIAKLDGVWRNTLLLERRSKIVGID; this comes from the coding sequence ATGATAAGAACAATGACTGATGCAGATGGATCAAGAGTTCTAGAGATTTATAAAATGGGATTAGATTCTAGAAATGCCACATTCGAAATTAACGTTCCGCTTTGGTCTATTTGGGATACTAAACATTTAGCGCACTCTAGATTTGTTTATGAAAACAATGGTCTTATACTCGGTTGGATTGCATTAACTCCAGTGTCTAGCAGAGAAATATATCAAGGCGTTGCCGAAGTTAGTGTGTATTTAGATCCTTCTGCTTTTAAAAAAGGGATTGGATCTCAATTAATGGATCGTGTGATACAGTCTTCTGAAAGCCATAACATCTGGACTTTATATTCAAGTATTTTTCCTGAAAACAAAGGCACTGTTAAACTACATGAAAAATTTAATTTTAGACTTATTGGATTTAGAGAAAAAATTGCAAAACTGGATGGAGTTTGGAGAAATACATTGTTGCTAGAACGTAGAAGTAAAATTGTAGGAATTGATTAA
- a CDS encoding helix-turn-helix domain-containing protein, with amino-acid sequence MAIRINLDVMLARRKMKSKDLAKAIGITTANISILRSGKAKAIRFSTLEAICKTLDCQPADILEYVDTE; translated from the coding sequence ATGGCTATACGTATCAATCTTGATGTGATGCTCGCTAGGCGTAAAATGAAGAGTAAGGATTTAGCAAAAGCGATTGGCATAACTACGGCCAATATTTCAATTTTAAGATCGGGTAAAGCAAAAGCTATTAGATTTTCTACATTGGAGGCTATATGTAAAACGTTGGATTGCCAACCAGCAGATATACTTGAATATGTAGACACTGAATAA
- a CDS encoding DUF2975 domain-containing protein, with amino-acid sequence MKKTSIFKTLVDLLYVLHFCGLIGIFFILPSGIVNINQANLNVEDWNVWEWSIVVLNLIAYLIFLRGLFFLRKMAKFLLSKKYFSNQVITNLKHSGYYFVFTAIMTCCIQILIFMKKLYLGRLEFIFDANMFIILFLFTIGLFFIIQSHTLLMAKHFKEEHELTI; translated from the coding sequence ATGAAAAAAACAAGTATATTTAAAACATTAGTAGATCTACTCTATGTATTGCACTTTTGTGGATTAATAGGTATATTTTTTATATTACCCTCAGGAATAGTAAATATTAATCAAGCCAATCTTAATGTTGAAGATTGGAATGTATGGGAATGGAGTATTGTCGTGCTCAATCTTATAGCCTATTTAATATTTTTAAGAGGATTATTTTTTTTAAGAAAAATGGCAAAATTTTTACTGTCTAAAAAATACTTTTCTAATCAGGTCATCACTAATTTAAAACATTCCGGCTATTATTTTGTGTTTACAGCTATAATGACTTGTTGTATACAAATTCTAATTTTTATGAAGAAGCTTTATTTGGGTAGATTAGAATTTATTTTTGATGCCAATATGTTTATTATTCTTTTTTTATTTACAATTGGTTTATTTTTTATAATTCAGAGTCATACGTTACTTATGGCTAAGCATTTTAAGGAAGAACACGAATTAACGATTTAA